A part of Solibacillus sp. FSL H8-0538 genomic DNA contains:
- a CDS encoding SDR family NAD(P)-dependent oxidoreductase, translated as MNKKTVFVTGATSGIGRKITELCIAKGYTVYATGRNESALATLKGLGAHVIQANLRVTEDIDRVVSELPKIDVAILNAGLGIFANAYDLEDEDINQMLEVNVKAPIYLTKRLAPRMITQGHGHFIFISSQAGKVATRKASVYAASKHAVTGFANGLRLELAEHHIPVTAIYPGPIDTPFLQKADATNAYRNSIERFLITPDYVAEAVIKTIQKPVREVNLPRVMGLTSKFYAVAPRLIEFVGRGFFNKK; from the coding sequence ATGAATAAAAAAACAGTATTTGTCACAGGGGCTACGAGCGGAATTGGCCGTAAAATTACGGAATTATGCATTGCAAAAGGCTACACAGTTTATGCGACAGGCCGTAATGAAAGTGCATTAGCTACATTAAAGGGGCTTGGCGCACATGTGATCCAAGCAAATCTGCGTGTTACTGAAGACATTGACCGTGTCGTAAGTGAGCTGCCAAAAATTGATGTAGCAATTCTAAATGCAGGTCTAGGCATTTTCGCCAATGCTTATGATTTAGAGGACGAGGACATTAACCAAATGCTTGAAGTAAACGTCAAAGCGCCGATTTACTTAACAAAACGGTTAGCACCGAGAATGATTACACAAGGACACGGACATTTCATTTTCATTAGTTCGCAAGCGGGTAAAGTAGCAACGCGTAAAGCAAGCGTTTATGCAGCGAGTAAGCATGCAGTGACAGGCTTTGCGAACGGACTCCGTCTAGAGTTAGCAGAGCATCATATTCCTGTCACAGCTATTTATCCAGGACCAATCGACACGCCGTTTTTACAAAAGGCCGATGCGACGAATGCTTATCGTAATTCGATTGAACGATTTCTTATTACACCAGATTATGTAGCCGAAGCGGTTATAAAAACGATTCAAAAACCAGTACGAGAGGTGAATTTACCACGGGTGATGGGGTTAACAAGTAAATTTTATGCTGTAGCACCGCGGCTCATTGAATTTGTAGGTAGAGGATTTTTTAATAAGAAGTAA
- a CDS encoding ABC transporter permease, with the protein MIGLLHLLQRNNKLFRRDRTQVFFSLLSVFIVLFLYILFLQKSQLDAIESMIPMTSGVKILVNEWMVAGILSIMGVTTTLGALGLYVRDREEGVFLDLLTTPMRALQLQLSYVINAWIIGMAFSLIGLALCEVFIVATGGDVLAFPAMLKVIGFLALGVTASSAMNCVLILFTNRQSSFSTLGTIVGTAIGFFCGVYVPIGVLPEFVQKIITAFPISHYTSLLRQEMMGDSLETVFTEAVVRSEYEKIFGVVFEWQGGILSSSMSISYLIFSIIVFLVLSLLLFKKQNHTY; encoded by the coding sequence ATGATCGGACTGCTACATCTGTTACAGCGTAATAATAAACTATTTCGACGGGATCGCACGCAAGTATTTTTCTCGCTGCTCTCTGTGTTTATTGTGTTATTTCTTTATATTCTGTTTCTACAAAAATCACAGCTTGATGCGATCGAGTCTATGATTCCAATGACTAGTGGGGTCAAAATACTGGTCAATGAATGGATGGTCGCAGGTATTCTGTCCATTATGGGTGTTACAACAACATTAGGTGCCCTCGGATTATATGTGCGTGACCGTGAAGAAGGGGTATTCCTTGATTTACTAACAACACCGATGCGAGCACTGCAACTACAGCTAAGCTATGTCATCAATGCGTGGATAATCGGTATGGCTTTTTCACTTATTGGTCTCGCGCTGTGCGAAGTATTTATTGTCGCTACCGGCGGAGATGTTCTGGCGTTTCCGGCTATGCTGAAGGTAATTGGCTTCCTTGCGCTAGGGGTGACGGCTAGTAGTGCCATGAACTGTGTACTCATTTTGTTTACTAACCGTCAATCTTCGTTCTCAACACTTGGTACAATCGTCGGCACAGCAATTGGATTTTTCTGTGGGGTATATGTGCCAATTGGCGTGCTACCGGAGTTTGTTCAAAAAATCATTACGGCCTTCCCAATTAGTCATTATACGTCACTATTGCGTCAGGAAATGATGGGCGATTCACTGGAGACGGTGTTTACTGAAGCGGTTGTTCGTTCCGAGTACGAAAAAATATTCGGTGTTGTGTTTGAATGGCAAGGCGGCATTCTTTCTTCCTCAATGAGCATTAGCTATTTAATCTTCAGTATTATCGTTTTTTTAGTCCTATCACTGTTGTTATTTAAAAAACAAAATCATACCTACTAA
- a CDS encoding argininosuccinate synthase — protein MANKKVVLAYSGGLDTSVAIPWLTEQGWDVIAVCLDVGEGKDLEFIKNKALQVGAVESYMIDAKDEFAEDFALVSLQAHTWYEQKYPLVSALSRPLISKKLVEIANETNADAVAHGCTGKGNDQVRFEISIKALNPDLEVLAPVREWGWSRDEEIEYAAKHNVPIPATLDSPFSIDQNLWGRANEAGVMEDPWVAPPEEAYGLTVAIENTPDTAEVIEIEFVKGKPVSLNGKEMKLADLIQELNAVAGAHGVGRIDHVENRLVGIKSREVYEIPGAKVLLTAHKELEDITLVKELAHFKPVIEKKLSELIYDGLWYSPLRPALQAFLDESQQYVNGTVRVKLFKGHVIVEGRKSPNSLYNEKLATYSKDDAFNHGSAVGFIELWGLPTVVAAGVNKK, from the coding sequence ATGGCAAATAAAAAAGTAGTATTAGCATATTCAGGTGGACTTGATACATCAGTAGCAATTCCTTGGTTAACAGAACAAGGTTGGGACGTTATCGCAGTATGCCTAGACGTTGGTGAAGGTAAAGACCTAGAATTTATTAAAAACAAAGCACTTCAAGTAGGTGCAGTAGAATCATACATGATCGACGCAAAAGACGAATTCGCAGAAGATTTCGCTTTAGTATCATTACAAGCACATACTTGGTATGAGCAAAAGTATCCATTAGTATCTGCACTTAGCCGACCATTAATTTCAAAAAAGTTAGTTGAAATTGCAAACGAAACAAATGCTGATGCTGTAGCACATGGTTGCACAGGTAAAGGGAATGACCAAGTTCGTTTCGAAATCTCTATTAAAGCATTAAACCCAGATTTAGAAGTTCTTGCACCTGTACGTGAGTGGGGCTGGAGCCGTGACGAAGAAATCGAATATGCAGCGAAGCATAATGTGCCGATTCCTGCGACACTTGATTCACCATTCTCAATCGACCAAAACTTGTGGGGCCGTGCAAACGAAGCGGGTGTTATGGAAGATCCATGGGTTGCACCACCAGAAGAAGCTTACGGTTTAACGGTAGCAATCGAAAACACACCGGATACAGCTGAAGTTATCGAAATCGAATTCGTTAAAGGGAAACCAGTTTCACTTAACGGTAAAGAGATGAAACTTGCTGACTTAATCCAAGAATTAAATGCAGTTGCTGGCGCACACGGTGTTGGCCGTATTGACCACGTTGAAAACCGTTTAGTTGGGATTAAATCTCGTGAAGTATACGAAATCCCAGGTGCAAAAGTATTATTAACTGCACATAAAGAACTTGAAGATATCACGCTTGTAAAAGAGCTTGCTCACTTCAAACCAGTAATCGAGAAAAAACTATCGGAGTTAATCTATGATGGTTTATGGTATTCTCCATTACGTCCAGCACTACAAGCATTCCTTGACGAAAGTCAACAATATGTAAACGGTACAGTTCGCGTGAAACTATTCAAAGGTCACGTAATTGTGGAAGGACGTAAATCACCGAACTCACTATATAACGAAAAACTTGCAACTTATTCTAAAGATGATGCATTCAACCATGGCTCAGCTGTAGGCTTTATCGAATTATGGGGTCTTCCAACAGTAGTTGCAGCAGGCGTAAACAAAAAATAA
- a CDS encoding ABC transporter ATP-binding protein, protein MTMSKPIIEVQNLTKSYGTFQAVKDISFTVAQGSLFAFLGTNGAGKSTTISMLCTLIEKDSGTIKMNGVTLTGAKEQHAIRSSIGVVPQKNPLDNMLTVYENIWHRGMLYGLSKAKFEENYAFVSSYLQLEDIAAKYYGKLSGGQRRRADIARALIHKPTILFLDEPTTGLDPHTRIFVWEAIRRLQQETNMTIFLTTHYMEEAVVADRIVVIKEGQLIAEGTPDALKDRYALDRVRVTLQNPFMLEKVSQIIQSEFEQKGDVVTFSVPSTLHALDILNDIKSYIQSFEVIKGSMDDVFIQLNEGGTANDRTATSVTA, encoded by the coding sequence ATCACAATGAGTAAGCCAATAATTGAGGTGCAAAATTTAACGAAAAGCTATGGGACATTTCAAGCAGTAAAAGATATTTCATTCACAGTCGCTCAAGGTAGTTTATTTGCTTTTCTCGGAACGAATGGCGCTGGAAAATCTACAACAATTTCAATGCTTTGTACGCTAATTGAAAAAGATAGCGGTACGATAAAAATGAATGGCGTAACGCTAACAGGGGCGAAAGAGCAACATGCAATTCGCTCAAGCATTGGTGTTGTTCCACAAAAAAATCCACTTGATAATATGCTAACGGTTTATGAAAATATATGGCACCGCGGCATGTTATACGGCCTGTCAAAAGCGAAATTTGAAGAGAATTATGCATTTGTATCTTCCTATTTACAGTTAGAGGATATTGCCGCGAAGTATTACGGAAAGCTTTCAGGTGGGCAACGGAGACGCGCGGATATTGCTCGAGCGCTTATTCACAAGCCAACCATATTATTTTTAGATGAGCCGACAACGGGACTCGATCCACATACGCGCATTTTTGTATGGGAAGCCATTCGCCGCCTGCAACAGGAAACGAATATGACGATTTTTTTAACGACGCATTATATGGAAGAAGCTGTAGTGGCGGACCGCATCGTTGTGATAAAGGAAGGCCAGCTCATTGCAGAGGGGACTCCGGATGCATTAAAGGACCGCTATGCACTTGACCGTGTACGGGTTACACTTCAAAATCCATTTATGCTTGAAAAAGTGAGCCAAATTATTCAGTCGGAGTTTGAACAAAAAGGCGATGTAGTAACATTTTCTGTGCCGTCTACATTGCATGCACTCGACATATTAAATGACATCAAATCATATATCCAATCTTTTGAAGTGATCAAGGGCTCGATGGATGATGTGTTTATTCAGTTAAATGAAGGAGGAACAGCTAATGATCGGACTGCTACATCTGTTACAGCGTAA
- a CDS encoding acyl-CoA thioesterase, with product MEKFCHESRVFRSSRVFPNDFNNHNTLFGGRLLSDMDQVASISAAKHSRLECVTASVDTVEFLHPIRPSDSVTFESFVIWTGSSSMEVFIKVYAENMKTGESKVASIAYFTFIALDADRKPATVPQIVPQTREERYLYEKSKQRAQFRTDKKEHNKEIVSFLRNHYSSF from the coding sequence ATGGAAAAATTTTGTCATGAATCAAGGGTGTTTCGTTCGAGTCGGGTGTTCCCGAATGATTTTAATAATCACAACACCTTGTTTGGGGGAAGGCTGTTAAGTGATATGGACCAAGTTGCGTCGATCTCTGCAGCGAAGCATAGCCGTTTAGAATGTGTAACCGCCTCCGTGGATACGGTGGAATTTCTTCATCCAATTCGCCCGTCTGACTCGGTAACATTCGAATCGTTTGTTATTTGGACAGGATCAAGTTCAATGGAGGTTTTTATTAAGGTGTATGCGGAAAATATGAAAACAGGGGAATCAAAAGTCGCTTCGATTGCGTACTTCACATTTATCGCACTTGATGCTGACAGGAAACCTGCGACTGTACCACAAATTGTGCCTCAAACAAGAGAAGAGCGCTACTTATATGAAAAGTCAAAGCAACGAGCGCAATTTCGTACTGATAAGAAGGAACATAATAAAGAAATCGTGTCCTTCTTACGAAATCATTACAGTTCTTTCTAA
- a CDS encoding DUF3021 family protein, whose translation MLKWVQSALIGLLLGLSCTYIIMSLNVYHEVERVVDGKFLLQQAVLGAGLGIAIGLVSRIFSLEKPILVLLIIHYAAVNSLVFLFGMFGNWFEQNLASIFELIFTTLITYVIVWAILLVLVQRDVSEINSLLKERSQ comes from the coding sequence TGATCGGCTTATTATTAGGGTTATCATGTACGTATATTATTATGTCGCTCAACGTTTACCATGAGGTGGAAAGAGTAGTTGATGGCAAGTTTCTCTTACAACAGGCTGTGCTTGGCGCGGGGCTTGGAATTGCAATCGGTTTAGTTAGCCGAATATTTTCGCTTGAAAAACCAATACTTGTCCTGCTCATTATTCATTATGCCGCAGTAAATAGTCTTGTATTTTTATTCGGTATGTTTGGAAACTGGTTTGAGCAAAACTTAGCATCTATTTTCGAACTTATTTTTACAACGTTAATTACCTATGTAATCGTTTGGGCGATTTTACTTGTACTTGTACAGCGTGATGTTAGTGAAATTAATTCTTTATTAAAGGAGCGATCACAATGA
- the argH gene encoding argininosuccinate lyase has product MTKLWGGRFQKSAEAWVDEFGASIGFDQQLVMEDIEGSVAHVTMLGAQEILPAADVEKILDGLKQLNAKAEAGELEFTVANEDIHLNLEKMLIDLIGPVGGKLHTGRSRNDQVATDMHLFLKKRVVEVIGLIENFQKTLLAQAENHIETIAPGYTHLQRAQPISFAHHLMAYFWMLERDKQRFTESIKRIDILPLGAGAMAGTTFPIDRLKSAELLGFANVYANSMDAVSDRDFIVEFLSNSSLLMTHLSRFAEEIILWSTDEFKFIELDDAFSTGSSIMPQKKNPDMAELIRGKTGRVYGNLMGLLTVLKGTPLTYNKDMQEDKEGMFDTVQTILGALKIFEGMVRTMTVNTQRLHDAVHSDFSNATELADYLAKKGMPFREAHEVTGKLVFTCIQKGIYLLDLPIEEMKKESELLEADIYDVLAPEAAVRRRNSLGGTGFEQVKVQLEKAKACL; this is encoded by the coding sequence ATGACGAAATTATGGGGCGGCCGTTTCCAAAAATCAGCTGAGGCTTGGGTAGACGAATTCGGCGCATCAATTGGCTTTGACCAACAATTAGTAATGGAAGATATTGAAGGTTCAGTTGCTCACGTAACTATGCTTGGCGCACAAGAAATTTTACCTGCTGCAGATGTAGAAAAAATTCTTGACGGGCTTAAACAGTTAAACGCAAAGGCAGAGGCCGGCGAACTGGAGTTTACGGTGGCAAACGAGGACATTCATTTAAACTTAGAAAAAATGTTAATCGATTTAATCGGGCCAGTTGGTGGCAAGCTACACACCGGACGCTCACGTAACGATCAAGTAGCAACGGATATGCACTTGTTCTTAAAAAAACGTGTCGTAGAAGTAATCGGCTTAATCGAAAACTTCCAAAAAACACTTTTAGCACAAGCAGAGAATCATATTGAAACGATCGCACCTGGCTATACGCATTTACAACGTGCGCAGCCTATTTCATTCGCACATCATTTAATGGCGTATTTCTGGATGCTAGAGCGTGACAAGCAGCGTTTCACGGAATCGATTAAACGTATTGATATTTTACCACTTGGCGCTGGTGCAATGGCAGGGACGACTTTCCCGATTGACCGCCTGAAATCGGCTGAGCTACTAGGCTTTGCGAACGTTTATGCAAACTCAATGGACGCCGTTAGTGACCGTGATTTCATCGTCGAATTTTTATCAAATTCTTCATTGCTAATGACGCACTTATCGCGTTTTGCCGAAGAAATTATTCTTTGGTCAACTGATGAGTTTAAATTTATCGAGTTAGATGATGCCTTTTCAACGGGTTCATCTATTATGCCACAAAAGAAAAACCCGGATATGGCTGAGCTAATTCGTGGGAAAACAGGTCGTGTGTACGGGAATTTAATGGGCTTACTAACAGTTCTAAAAGGTACACCCCTTACGTATAACAAAGATATGCAAGAAGACAAAGAGGGGATGTTTGACACAGTGCAAACAATCCTTGGCGCTCTAAAAATCTTTGAAGGTATGGTGCGCACAATGACGGTTAATACGCAACGCTTGCATGACGCGGTGCATAGTGACTTTAGTAATGCGACAGAGCTAGCGGATTACCTTGCAAAGAAAGGTATGCCATTCCGTGAAGCACATGAAGTAACGGGGAAACTTGTTTTCACATGTATTCAAAAAGGCATCTATTTATTAGATTTACCAATTGAAGAAATGAAAAAAGAGAGCGAGCTACTTGAAGCTGACATTTATGACGTGCTTGCACCAGAAGCAGCTGTTCGTCGACGTAACTCTCTTGGAGGCACGGGCTTCGAGCAAGTAAAGGTTCAACTTGAAAAAGCGAAGGCTTGTCTGTAG